The Methanomethylovorans hollandica DSM 15978 genome includes a region encoding these proteins:
- the lonB gene encoding ATP-dependent protease LonB, whose translation MDTEMTTIDQNELYDFDFNTTDSIDVPELLIDQIIGQEHAVTVVKKAASQRRHVMMIGTPGTGKSLLAKAMAELLPKEELQDILAYPNPEDQNNPKIRTVPAGKGREIVMAHKLEAQKKAQSRNMLMMLLVFGIIIYSFYVDQLLWGIIAAIMILLLTRQLLPKEEMMIPKLVVNNYNKEHAPYIDATGTHAGALLGDVRHDPFQSGGLETPAHDRVESGDIHKSHKGVLFIDEINTLSLESQQSMLTALQEKEYAITGQSERSSGALVKTEPVPCDFIMVAAGNLDAVEKMHPALRSRIKGYGYEIFMRDSMEDDLENRRNLVRFVAQEVMRDGHIPPFDKSAVNEVIREARRRAGRKGHLTLKLRDLGGLVRVAGDIAHAEEAVVTTAKHVLAAKKMARSIEQQLADSYLERRKDYQLFQKNGSAVGRVNGLAVMGGDSGIVLPIMAEVTPAQSSSEGRVIATGMLKDIAKEAVQNVSAVIKNITGKDTSNHDIHIQFIGTYEGVEGDSASISIATAVISALENIPVDQSVAMTGSLSVRGDVLPIGGATYKIEAAALAGIKKVIIPKSNEDDVLIEEAYKDKIEIVPVTNIIEVIEHSLVGVDKQRIVEKLSKLTNLKLNLDIPEVVPT comes from the coding sequence ATGGATACAGAGATGACTACTATTGATCAAAACGAACTTTATGATTTTGATTTCAACACTACGGACTCCATAGATGTTCCGGAACTGTTGATTGATCAGATCATCGGGCAGGAACATGCTGTGACAGTGGTCAAGAAGGCGGCTAGCCAGCGCCGACATGTAATGATGATAGGGACCCCCGGTACCGGTAAATCTTTACTGGCGAAGGCTATGGCAGAACTTTTACCCAAAGAAGAACTTCAGGATATCCTTGCTTACCCTAATCCTGAGGACCAGAACAATCCCAAGATAAGGACTGTACCCGCTGGTAAGGGAAGAGAAATAGTCATGGCCCATAAACTGGAAGCCCAGAAAAAGGCCCAATCCAGGAACATGCTGATGATGCTACTGGTTTTTGGTATAATCATATATTCTTTCTATGTGGACCAACTATTGTGGGGGATCATAGCAGCTATAATGATACTTCTGCTTACACGCCAGTTGCTCCCAAAAGAAGAGATGATGATACCTAAACTTGTTGTTAATAATTACAACAAAGAACATGCTCCTTACATCGATGCAACAGGCACTCACGCAGGAGCTCTCCTCGGTGATGTACGCCACGATCCTTTCCAGTCAGGAGGACTTGAAACTCCTGCGCATGACAGGGTTGAGAGCGGAGATATACATAAATCGCACAAGGGTGTTTTGTTCATAGATGAGATCAATACTCTAAGCCTGGAATCGCAACAGAGTATGCTTACAGCGCTTCAGGAAAAAGAATATGCCATTACCGGACAATCAGAACGCAGTTCCGGAGCCCTCGTAAAGACAGAGCCTGTACCATGTGATTTTATCATGGTGGCTGCAGGTAATCTCGATGCAGTGGAAAAAATGCATCCTGCCCTCAGATCAAGGATCAAGGGATACGGCTATGAAATATTCATGCGGGATTCCATGGAGGATGATCTCGAGAACCGCAGGAATCTTGTACGTTTCGTAGCCCAGGAGGTAATGCGTGATGGACATATACCTCCTTTTGACAAGTCTGCAGTCAATGAGGTTATCAGGGAAGCCAGACGCAGGGCGGGAAGAAAAGGACACCTTACCCTGAAGCTAAGGGATCTCGGCGGTCTTGTAAGAGTAGCCGGAGATATTGCTCATGCTGAGGAGGCTGTGGTGACCACTGCTAAACATGTATTGGCTGCAAAGAAGATGGCCCGCTCCATTGAACAGCAACTGGCCGATAGCTATCTTGAAAGGCGCAAAGATTATCAGCTGTTCCAGAAGAACGGTTCGGCCGTGGGCAGGGTTAACGGTCTTGCCGTAATGGGGGGAGACTCTGGCATAGTGTTACCTATAATGGCTGAAGTGACGCCAGCTCAATCAAGTTCAGAAGGACGTGTTATCGCCACCGGTATGCTTAAGGATATAGCTAAAGAAGCTGTCCAGAATGTATCTGCTGTGATAAAGAATATCACTGGAAAAGATACATCAAACCATGATATCCACATACAGTTCATAGGGACCTATGAAGGTGTGGAAGGCGACAGTGCATCGATATCCATAGCTACTGCTGTGATCTCCGCCCTGGAGAACATACCCGTGGATCAGTCTGTGGCAATGACTGGGTCGCTTTCTGTGAGAGGTGACGTACTACCAATTGGTGGTGCAACCTACAAGATAGAGGCTGCAGCTTTGGCAGGGATAAAGAAAGTCATCATTCCTAAATCCAATGAGGATGATGTGCTTATAGAAGAAGCCTATAAGGATAAGATCGAAATAGTGC